A genomic stretch from Lathyrus oleraceus cultivar Zhongwan6 chromosome 2, CAAS_Psat_ZW6_1.0, whole genome shotgun sequence includes:
- the LOC127119639 gene encoding probable WRKY transcription factor 57 isoform X1, whose protein sequence is MEDKDRAPPDPATAGEFIGNSSWSLGVDDSDGTHFFSGDRDRTMFGDIGWNLVPDQVGASEGSLPPVQTGSIEPAPTSSYRSNNQSISSSSSEDPPEKSTVSDEKPPEIPSKSKKKGQKRIRQPRFAFMTKSEVDHLEDGYRWRKYGQKAVKNSPFPRSYYRCTNSKCTVKKRVERSCEDPTIVVTTYEGQHCHHTVGYPRGGIISHEASFTGHFSPTMPQFYYPIQIPTESNTCTTPVSQHSQSLDDHEAGRSSSATMAVSDASLPQHPTDEGLLGDIVPRGMRSRDERNI, encoded by the exons ATGGAAGACAAAGACAGAGCACCTCCCGATCCTGCAACCGCCGGAGAGTTTATCGGCAACTCGAGCTGGTCTCTCGGCGTCGATGATTCCGATGGCACTCATTTCTTCTCTGGCGATAGAGATAGAACCATGTTCGGTGACATCGGCTGGAATCTTGTACCGGACCAAGTCGGAGCCAGCGAGGGATCGTTGCCGCCGGTTCAAACCGGTTCGATCGAACCAGCTCCGACGTCGTCTTACAGGTCTAATAATCAATCCATTTCTTCAAGCTCTAGTGAGGATCCGCCGGAGAAATCTACCGTCTCTGACGAAAAACCGCCGGAAATACC TAGTAAAAGTAAAAAGAAAGGGCAAAAGCGAATACGGCAGCCGCGGTTTGCATTTATGACCAAGAGTGAAGTTGATCATCTCGAGGATGGCTACAGATGGCGAAAGTATGGTCAGAAGGCAGTTAAAAATAGCCCATTTCCTAG AAGCTATTATAGATGCACAAATAGTAAATGCACGGTGAAGAAAAGGGTTGAACGCTCTTGTGAAGACCCAACTATTGTTGTAACAACTTATGAAGGCCAACACTGTCATCACACAGTTGGATATCCTCGAGGCGGAATCATTAGTCACGAAGCTTCCTTTACTGGCCATTTTTCTCCAACAATGCCTCAATTCTATTATCCTATTCAAATACCTACAGAATCAAACACTTGCACCACTCCTGTTTCTCAGCATAGCCAATCACTTGATGATCATGAAGCTGGAAGATCTAGCAGCGCTACAATGGCTGTGTCTGATGCATCGCTGCCGCAGCATCCAACTGATGAAGGGCTACTTGGAGATATTGTACCCCGTGGAATGCGCAGCAGGGATGAGAGAAATATTTGA
- the LOC127119639 gene encoding probable WRKY transcription factor 57 isoform X2, which translates to MEDKDRAPPDPATAGEFIGNSSWSLGVDDSDGTHFFSGDRDRTMFGDIGWNLVPDQVGASEGSLPPVQTGSIEPAPTSSYRSNNQSISSSSSEDPPEKSTVSDEKPPEIPSYYRCTNSKCTVKKRVERSCEDPTIVVTTYEGQHCHHTVGYPRGGIISHEASFTGHFSPTMPQFYYPIQIPTESNTCTTPVSQHSQSLDDHEAGRSSSATMAVSDASLPQHPTDEGLLGDIVPRGMRSRDERNI; encoded by the exons ATGGAAGACAAAGACAGAGCACCTCCCGATCCTGCAACCGCCGGAGAGTTTATCGGCAACTCGAGCTGGTCTCTCGGCGTCGATGATTCCGATGGCACTCATTTCTTCTCTGGCGATAGAGATAGAACCATGTTCGGTGACATCGGCTGGAATCTTGTACCGGACCAAGTCGGAGCCAGCGAGGGATCGTTGCCGCCGGTTCAAACCGGTTCGATCGAACCAGCTCCGACGTCGTCTTACAGGTCTAATAATCAATCCATTTCTTCAAGCTCTAGTGAGGATCCGCCGGAGAAATCTACCGTCTCTGACGAAAAACCGCCGGAAATACC AAGCTATTATAGATGCACAAATAGTAAATGCACGGTGAAGAAAAGGGTTGAACGCTCTTGTGAAGACCCAACTATTGTTGTAACAACTTATGAAGGCCAACACTGTCATCACACAGTTGGATATCCTCGAGGCGGAATCATTAGTCACGAAGCTTCCTTTACTGGCCATTTTTCTCCAACAATGCCTCAATTCTATTATCCTATTCAAATACCTACAGAATCAAACACTTGCACCACTCCTGTTTCTCAGCATAGCCAATCACTTGATGATCATGAAGCTGGAAGATCTAGCAGCGCTACAATGGCTGTGTCTGATGCATCGCTGCCGCAGCATCCAACTGATGAAGGGCTACTTGGAGATATTGTACCCCGTGGAATGCGCAGCAGGGATGAGAGAAATATTTGA